One window from the genome of Spiractinospora alimapuensis encodes:
- a CDS encoding 1-aminocyclopropane-1-carboxylate deaminase/D-cysteine desulfhydrase, which yields MRTATGAEFPVRVPSPLHEVVDERLTRRGVRLLLKREDLINPEIPGNKWRKLHPNLTAARAAGQDTLLTFGGAYSNHVRAVAAAGHHFDFGTIGVIRGEEHHPLNPSLSSAVAHGMRLAYMDRTTYRRKHQPDVVARLREEHGDFFLIPEGGSNAAAVHGCADVAREITEPVDVVCCPVGTGATLAGIAAGLPPDVRALGFPVLKGGEHLATEVRRLQSEAGLETDNWHLEPDFHFGGYAKRPAELEAFIQDFHTRHGLRLDFVYTAKTMAGLFTLAADGRIPAGSRVVAVVTG from the coding sequence ATGCGGACCGCCACCGGTGCGGAGTTCCCGGTTCGGGTTCCCTCACCCCTGCACGAAGTCGTCGACGAGCGCCTGACCCGACGCGGGGTGCGGCTCCTTCTCAAACGCGAGGACCTGATCAACCCGGAGATCCCGGGAAACAAATGGCGCAAGCTGCACCCCAACCTCACGGCGGCCCGCGCCGCAGGGCAGGACACCCTGCTGACCTTCGGCGGCGCCTACTCCAACCACGTCCGCGCAGTGGCCGCCGCCGGACACCACTTCGACTTCGGCACCATCGGCGTCATCCGCGGCGAGGAGCACCACCCCCTCAATCCGTCCCTCTCCTCCGCCGTCGCCCACGGGATGCGGCTCGCCTACATGGACCGCACCACCTACCGTCGCAAACACCAGCCCGACGTGGTGGCGCGGCTGCGCGAGGAACACGGCGACTTCTTCCTGATCCCCGAAGGCGGCAGCAACGCCGCCGCCGTCCACGGCTGCGCGGACGTCGCCCGTGAGATCACCGAACCCGTTGATGTGGTCTGCTGCCCGGTGGGTACCGGCGCCACCCTCGCCGGAATCGCCGCCGGTCTCCCGCCGGACGTCCGGGCGCTGGGTTTCCCCGTCCTCAAGGGAGGCGAACACCTGGCGACAGAGGTCCGCCGCCTCCAATCCGAAGCGGGCCTGGAGACCGACAACTGGCACCTAGAACCCGACTTCCACTTCGGCGGCTACGCCAAGCGGCCCGCCGAACTCGAGGCCTTCATCCAGGACTTCCACACCCGCCACGGTCTCCGACTGGACTTCGTGTACACCGCGAAAACGATGGCGGGGCTGTTCACCCTCGCCGCCGACGGCCGGATCCCCGCCGGAAGCCGGGTGGTGGCGGTCGTGACCGGGTAG
- a CDS encoding phosphotransferase family protein has protein sequence MASSVNDARRILDRAAQAVGIDPTGAKVIRDGANVLYELPGRIVARVGRPGEGDVAEREVSVSRWLEDRGISVVHALHGVDQAVVVDRRPVTWWRLLPRHRAASPAELGSVLRKLHDLAVPDIGLTRFDPFHGIDAAELESMILAPGDHAWLVRRVDELRQGYQAVVETQSRVIHGDAWQGNVAVADDGEMFILDLESVALGPPDIDLVPLAVDYTDFARLARDDYASFVAAYGGYDVTESPGYRVLADIQELRWLWFLLGKSGTSPGAHAEAQYRLRCLRGEVPRPWTWSAF, from the coding sequence GTGGCCTCTTCTGTGAACGACGCGCGCAGGATTCTCGACCGCGCCGCGCAGGCGGTCGGGATTGACCCAACTGGTGCGAAGGTGATCCGCGACGGCGCCAACGTCCTCTACGAGTTGCCGGGCCGGATCGTCGCCCGTGTCGGGCGCCCCGGGGAAGGTGATGTGGCGGAGCGGGAGGTGTCTGTCTCTCGATGGTTGGAGGACCGAGGGATTTCCGTGGTCCACGCCCTCCACGGGGTGGATCAAGCCGTCGTCGTCGACCGGCGGCCGGTCACCTGGTGGCGACTGCTGCCACGCCACCGTGCGGCTAGCCCAGCCGAGCTCGGTTCTGTCCTGCGAAAGCTCCATGACCTCGCAGTTCCAGACATCGGGCTCACGAGGTTCGACCCATTTCACGGGATCGACGCAGCGGAGCTTGAGTCCATGATTCTCGCCCCCGGGGACCACGCCTGGTTGGTGCGGCGCGTCGACGAACTTCGCCAGGGTTATCAGGCGGTGGTGGAGACGCAATCGCGGGTGATCCACGGAGACGCGTGGCAGGGCAACGTCGCGGTCGCCGACGACGGGGAGATGTTCATCCTGGACCTGGAGAGTGTCGCTCTGGGGCCGCCAGACATCGACCTCGTCCCCCTCGCGGTGGACTACACCGACTTCGCCCGCCTTGCCCGGGATGACTACGCCTCGTTCGTCGCCGCGTATGGCGGGTACGACGTCACGGAGTCACCCGGATATCGCGTTCTGGCTGACATCCAGGAACTGCGATGGCTGTGGTTCCTCCTCGGCAAGAGCGGCACCAGTCCCGGCGCCCACGCTGAGGCCCAGTATCGCCTCCGGTGCTTGCGCGGCGAGGTACCGCGTCCATGGACTTGGAGCGCGTTCTAG
- a CDS encoding FAD binding domain-containing protein, whose protein sequence is MIPPRFEYLKPNDIASAVEAMGESEDPKVIAGGQSLMPLLRLRFAEPDVVIDLGGIQDVRGVRDEGDHLWIGAMTTHYDVVRDPLIAEHCSLLATATQTVADPAVRHRGTLGGAFAHADPASDLPAVALALEAEMVVQGAGGERVIPASEFFVDYLETTLEQDEVLTGIRIPKKWGGWNFHYEKFTRTAQAWAIVGVAAAVRRSNGSVAEARIGLTNMDSVPVRAASVESAVRGVPAQEEALAEAARTADEGTNPPSDLHGKEDYRRHLSRVLTGRALARAAGL, encoded by the coding sequence GTGATCCCACCGCGTTTCGAGTACCTCAAACCGAACGACATCGCCTCCGCGGTCGAGGCCATGGGCGAGAGCGAGGACCCCAAGGTCATCGCGGGCGGCCAGAGCCTGATGCCGCTCCTGCGGCTCCGGTTCGCCGAGCCCGACGTCGTGATCGACCTCGGCGGGATCCAGGACGTGCGTGGGGTGCGCGACGAGGGCGACCACCTGTGGATCGGCGCCATGACCACGCACTACGACGTGGTCCGGGACCCGCTGATCGCGGAGCACTGTTCCCTGTTGGCCACGGCCACCCAGACCGTCGCCGACCCGGCGGTACGCCACCGGGGGACACTCGGCGGCGCCTTCGCGCACGCCGACCCGGCCAGCGACCTGCCCGCCGTCGCGTTGGCGCTCGAGGCCGAGATGGTGGTCCAGGGGGCGGGCGGCGAACGGGTCATCCCCGCCTCGGAGTTCTTCGTCGACTATCTGGAGACCACTCTGGAACAGGACGAGGTGCTGACGGGCATCCGTATCCCCAAGAAGTGGGGCGGGTGGAACTTCCACTACGAGAAGTTCACCCGGACGGCGCAGGCGTGGGCCATCGTCGGGGTCGCGGCGGCGGTGCGGCGCAGCAACGGTTCCGTCGCCGAGGCGCGGATCGGGCTCACGAACATGGACTCCGTGCCCGTTCGCGCCGCGTCGGTGGAGTCGGCCGTTCGCGGCGTCCCCGCGCAGGAGGAGGCACTGGCGGAGGCGGCACGGACCGCCGACGAGGGCACCAACCCGCCCAGTGATCTCCACGGCAAGGAGGACTACCGCCGGCACCTGTCCCGTGTCCTGACCGGACGGGCTCTGGCGCGGGCGGCGGGACTCTGA
- a CDS encoding methionine--tRNA ligase has translation MTRRYITTAIPYVNSTPHLGFAMEMVQTDVMARHWRHRGHEVRFLSGTDDNSLKNAIAAEAEGVPTAQLVERNAAAFYGLREPLQLSFDDFIRTSSDPRHARGVDRLWRATESAGDLYRKHYEGLYCVGCEQFYTEAELLDGLCPEHLTAPQEVSEENWFFKLSRYERQLLDVIETGRLRIEPESRRNEVLSFIRSGLQDFSISRSIERARGWGITVPDDPKQVIYVWWDALGNYITSLDYGTDGETYHRWWTDSDERTHVIGKGILRFHAVYWPAMLLSAGQPLPTTIFVHDYLTVDGRKLGKSLGNAIDPVKIVDAYGPDALRWWLVRDVARVGDADFTLERLLARYHEDLANGLGNLVNRTVSMIHRYRDGHVPPLPDEPPVLPLTQAIDTAPEAVDAAMERFDFRTATAAVWKIVEEANRYVVEVSPWNLAKAEKEGDAEAGAALNDTLALLTHAVRVVADELSPFLPSASERVSAQLLPTEGRLPTPQPLFPRMEPVSPE, from the coding sequence ATGACACGCCGCTACATCACGACCGCCATTCCCTACGTCAACTCCACGCCGCACCTGGGGTTCGCGATGGAGATGGTGCAGACGGACGTGATGGCGAGGCACTGGCGGCACCGGGGGCACGAGGTTCGGTTCCTGAGCGGCACGGATGACAACTCGTTGAAGAACGCGATCGCTGCCGAGGCCGAGGGCGTACCCACAGCGCAGCTGGTGGAGCGCAACGCCGCTGCCTTCTACGGCCTGCGGGAACCGCTCCAGCTCAGCTTCGACGACTTCATTCGTACGAGCTCCGACCCCCGCCACGCACGCGGCGTCGACCGGCTGTGGCGGGCCACGGAGAGCGCGGGAGACCTTTACCGCAAGCATTACGAGGGGTTGTACTGCGTCGGCTGCGAGCAGTTCTACACCGAGGCAGAACTCCTCGACGGACTGTGCCCCGAGCACCTCACCGCTCCACAGGAGGTGAGCGAGGAGAACTGGTTCTTCAAGCTGTCGCGGTACGAGCGGCAGCTCCTTGACGTCATCGAGACCGGGCGACTGCGCATCGAACCCGAGAGTCGCCGCAACGAGGTCCTCAGCTTCATCAGAAGCGGACTTCAGGACTTCTCGATCTCGCGGTCCATCGAACGGGCGCGGGGCTGGGGGATCACTGTTCCTGATGACCCCAAGCAGGTCATCTACGTATGGTGGGACGCTCTGGGCAACTACATCACGTCCCTGGACTACGGCACCGACGGTGAGACGTACCACCGTTGGTGGACCGACTCCGACGAACGGACGCACGTCATCGGCAAGGGCATCCTGCGCTTCCACGCGGTCTACTGGCCGGCGATGCTGCTCAGCGCCGGCCAACCCCTTCCCACGACCATCTTCGTCCACGACTACCTGACAGTTGATGGCCGCAAGCTCGGCAAGAGCCTCGGCAACGCCATCGATCCGGTCAAGATCGTGGACGCATACGGCCCCGACGCGCTGCGCTGGTGGCTCGTCCGTGACGTCGCGCGGGTCGGCGACGCCGACTTCACCCTCGAACGCCTCCTGGCCCGCTATCACGAGGACCTCGCCAACGGGCTCGGCAATCTCGTCAACCGCACCGTGAGCATGATCCATAGGTACCGCGACGGCCACGTTCCCCCACTGCCCGACGAACCACCGGTCCTGCCTCTGACACAGGCCATCGACACCGCGCCCGAAGCGGTTGACGCGGCCATGGAACGGTTCGACTTCCGCACCGCCACGGCAGCCGTCTGGAAAATCGTGGAAGAGGCGAACCGCTACGTGGTCGAGGTCTCGCCCTGGAACCTCGCCAAGGCCGAGAAGGAGGGCGACGCCGAGGCCGGCGCGGCCCTCAACGACACACTGGCGCTGCTCACCCATGCCGTCCGTGTCGTCGCTGACGAGCTGAGCCCCTTCCTGCCGTCCGCTTCTGAGCGAGTCTCCGCCCAGCTCCTGCCGACGGAGGGCCGACTCCCCACGCCGCAGCCGCTCTTCCCCCGCATGGAGCCCGTCTCTCCTGAGTAG
- a CDS encoding SRPBCC family protein, whose translation MQLENDFTVPVPPDQVWEALLDVERIAPCMPGATLDSSEGETYNGRVKVKVGPITVTYRGQAKIVSRDDDNRVAEIEAKGKEARGSGTADARITARVQPSDDGTRVSVTTDLNITGRVAQTGRGMLSDVSGKLVNRFADNLATELTQPAAGGETQEAPTGGTTSAPGAAAGAGAGADAGAQPRVSRAYSVDENVAARPAQDEAIDLVEMAGTPVLKRVAIAAVAAVVGVVLLRWLIRRRRG comes from the coding sequence ATGCAACTGGAGAACGACTTCACCGTCCCCGTACCTCCTGACCAGGTATGGGAGGCCTTGCTGGACGTGGAGCGGATCGCGCCCTGCATGCCGGGCGCGACCCTGGACTCGTCCGAGGGCGAGACGTACAACGGTCGGGTGAAGGTCAAGGTCGGTCCGATCACCGTGACGTACCGCGGACAGGCCAAGATCGTGTCGCGGGACGACGACAACCGTGTCGCGGAGATCGAGGCCAAGGGGAAGGAGGCCCGCGGCTCGGGAACCGCCGACGCACGCATCACCGCGCGGGTCCAACCCAGCGACGACGGCACTCGGGTCAGTGTCACGACCGACCTGAACATCACCGGCCGGGTCGCACAGACCGGACGCGGCATGCTCAGTGACGTCAGCGGGAAGCTGGTGAACCGGTTCGCCGACAACCTGGCCACCGAACTCACCCAGCCGGCCGCTGGTGGAGAGACCCAGGAAGCGCCGACCGGTGGAACCACCTCGGCTCCCGGCGCGGCGGCCGGGGCCGGAGCCGGTGCCGACGCGGGGGCCCAGCCACGCGTGAGCCGCGCCTACTCCGTGGACGAGAACGTCGCCGCCCGCCCAGCACAGGACGAGGCGATCGACCTCGTGGAAATGGCGGGAACGCCCGTGCTGAAGCGGGTCGCGATCGCAGCCGTCGCCGCGGTCGTCGGCGTCGTCCTCCTGCGCTGGCTCATCCGCCGCCGGCGCGGCTGA